From Bacteroidota bacterium, one genomic window encodes:
- a CDS encoding RNA methyltransferase, with the protein MLSRSRLTHLRSLRQKKFRNEQKLFVAEGRKIVPELLDSSFHVESVYATVAWQKDFHLKLERADEVVTVNEEELSRISSLVTAQDVLAVARIPAQELTSEKLKKNFSLYLDGVRDPGNMGTLIRIADWFGIQHIICSPDCADVWNPKVVQASMGSLIRVHIHEILPEEFFGKNGMNISQHLPVYGTFLEGKSIYETDFGTKGIIVIGNESSGIRKETESFIQHHITIPSFSLRGEKRAGPESLNAAIAAAITLSEMRRKC; encoded by the coding sequence ATGCTCTCCAGATCACGTTTAACGCATTTACGTTCACTCCGGCAAAAGAAATTCCGGAACGAACAAAAATTATTTGTTGCCGAAGGAAGAAAGATTGTACCCGAGTTACTCGATTCTTCCTTTCACGTGGAAAGTGTGTATGCAACTGTTGCATGGCAAAAAGATTTTCATTTGAAACTTGAACGCGCAGACGAAGTGGTGACTGTGAATGAGGAGGAATTATCCAGAATATCTTCACTCGTTACCGCACAAGATGTGCTCGCCGTTGCGCGCATTCCCGCGCAGGAACTCACTTCAGAAAAACTGAAAAAGAATTTCTCACTTTATCTCGACGGAGTGCGCGATCCCGGCAATATGGGAACCCTGATCCGAATTGCCGACTGGTTCGGAATTCAGCATATTATTTGTTCACCGGATTGTGCTGATGTATGGAATCCGAAAGTGGTACAGGCGTCTATGGGATCATTGATCCGCGTTCACATTCACGAGATCCTTCCGGAAGAATTTTTCGGGAAAAACGGAATGAATATTTCGCAACATCTTCCGGTTTACGGCACTTTTCTCGAAGGAAAATCCATTTATGAAACAGATTTCGGAACAAAAGGAATAATCGTAATCGGCAATGAATCTTCGGGGATCAGGAAAGAAACGGAATCTTTCATTCAGCATCACATCACCATTCCATCATTCAGTTTGCGTGGAGAAAAACGTGCCGGACCTGAATCACTGAACGCTGCCATTGCGGCGGCTATCACGCTTTCTGAGATGAGACGCAAATGTTAA
- a CDS encoding helix-turn-helix transcriptional regulator: MALHIGKLVRQHLEEVGMTKSEFARRIGTSPQNIYGIFKRKSCDTELLREISRVLNFDFFQYYSTNALVVEEKNGNKTSVFTAADLKKELELKTRELDVVRSENEYLKEIHRLMKERTPVRAK; encoded by the coding sequence ATGGCATTACACATCGGAAAATTAGTTCGTCAGCACCTTGAAGAGGTGGGAATGACGAAAAGTGAGTTTGCACGGCGCATCGGCACTTCACCCCAGAATATTTATGGAATATTCAAAAGAAAATCATGCGACACGGAATTACTCCGCGAAATTTCGCGCGTACTGAATTTTGATTTTTTCCAGTACTATTCCACCAACGCGCTGGTCGTAGAAGAAAAGAACGGAAATAAAACAAGTGTTTTCACCGCTGCCGATCTCAAAAAAGAACTCGAGTTAAAGACGCGTGAACTCGACGTCGTCAGAAGTGAAAATGAATATTTAAAAGAAATTCACCGGCTGATGAAAGAACGAACTCCGGTTCGTGCCAAATAA
- a CDS encoding helix-turn-helix transcriptional regulator gives MSFHLGNCIKKHLKQNGLKKTEFAKKIGQSPRQLYHLLECRSMDTEILAKISKTLGVDFFSFYQHPEYSPATNEKTSGEIMNEIGSLEKEMEMIARHNNYLREIIQLYGEIHGSHLPSGYASRKIKQLSPRFKSSATSIKKKKQKFSFN, from the coding sequence ATGTCTTTTCACCTCGGAAACTGTATCAAAAAACATCTCAAACAAAACGGATTAAAAAAAACAGAGTTTGCAAAAAAGATCGGACAGTCGCCACGGCAGTTGTATCACCTGCTGGAATGCCGGTCGATGGACACCGAGATCCTGGCAAAGATCTCGAAAACGCTGGGAGTTGATTTTTTCAGTTTTTACCAGCATCCTGAATACAGTCCTGCAACAAACGAAAAAACTTCCGGCGAAATAATGAATGAGATTGGATCGCTTGAAAAAGAAATGGAAATGATCGCAAGGCACAATAATTATTTGCGTGAGATCATTCAGTTGTATGGTGAAATTCATGGAAGTCATTTACCATCCGGTTATGCATCAAGAAAAATAAAACAATTATCACCCCGATTTAAAAGCAGCGCGACATCAATAAAAAAGAAAAAACAAAAATTCAGTTTCAATTAA